One segment of Paraburkholderia sp. PGU19 DNA contains the following:
- a CDS encoding aldehyde dehydrogenase (NADP(+)), which yields MNLTGELLIGAKARRGQGAEFRAVDAATEQPLQAPAYYSANASDVDEACTLAENAFDIYRTLPAERRARFLDDIAGRIEALGDALIECAMSESGLPKARLEGERARTANQLRMFASLVRSGDALDARIEPALPERQPPRTDLRFQRIGVGPVAVFGASNFPLAFSVAGGDTAAALAAGCPVVVKAHPAHPGTSELVGRAIQDAVRHAELPEGVFSMLFDAGHEVGAALVAHPSIKAVGFTGSRAGGRALMAIANARAEPIPVYAEMSSVNPNLLMPTALTARAETLARDFVASVTLGCGQFCTNPGLMLGVAGEGFERFAATAAQSIDGVQAGVMLTGGILRAYEAGIERFAANPAVTTLARGKAPEAGSRRAPAVLFRVSAKSLLADHTLADEVFGPCSVLVECADADELRTVLNRIEGQLTITLHLDDADQPAAQALLPILERKAGRILANGFPTGVEVCDAMVHGGPFPATSDGRSTSVGTAAIERYMRPVCYQNLPAALLPEALRDANPLGVHRRFAGRHERTQS from the coding sequence ATGAATCTGACGGGTGAATTGCTGATTGGCGCTAAAGCACGGCGCGGACAAGGTGCGGAATTTCGTGCTGTCGATGCGGCAACCGAGCAACCGTTGCAGGCACCGGCTTATTACAGCGCGAACGCGAGCGATGTCGACGAAGCCTGCACGCTGGCAGAAAACGCATTCGATATTTACCGCACGTTGCCCGCCGAACGCCGCGCGCGTTTTCTCGATGACATCGCCGGGCGCATCGAAGCACTCGGCGACGCGTTGATCGAATGCGCGATGAGCGAATCGGGTTTGCCGAAAGCGCGTCTCGAAGGCGAGCGCGCGCGCACGGCTAATCAGTTGCGTATGTTCGCGTCGCTCGTACGCAGCGGCGACGCGCTCGATGCGCGCATCGAGCCCGCGTTGCCCGAACGCCAACCGCCGCGCACCGATCTGCGCTTTCAGCGCATCGGCGTTGGCCCTGTTGCCGTGTTCGGCGCAAGCAATTTTCCGCTCGCGTTTTCCGTCGCGGGTGGCGATACGGCGGCGGCGCTCGCAGCGGGTTGCCCTGTTGTCGTGAAGGCGCATCCGGCGCATCCGGGCACGTCGGAACTCGTGGGTCGCGCGATTCAGGACGCCGTGCGTCACGCGGAACTGCCCGAAGGCGTGTTCTCGATGCTGTTCGACGCAGGCCATGAAGTGGGCGCGGCGCTCGTCGCGCATCCGTCGATCAAGGCCGTGGGCTTCACCGGCTCGCGTGCAGGCGGACGCGCGCTGATGGCGATTGCGAACGCGCGCGCGGAGCCGATTCCTGTCTACGCGGAAATGAGCAGCGTGAACCCGAACCTGCTGATGCCTACTGCGCTGACCGCGAGAGCCGAAACGCTGGCGCGCGATTTCGTTGCATCGGTGACGCTGGGTTGCGGGCAGTTCTGCACGAATCCGGGGTTGATGCTGGGCGTCGCAGGCGAAGGCTTCGAGCGTTTCGCTGCAACCGCTGCGCAGAGCATTGATGGCGTGCAGGCGGGCGTGATGCTCACGGGCGGCATTCTGCGCGCCTACGAGGCAGGCATCGAACGGTTCGCGGCGAATCCCGCTGTGACGACGCTGGCGCGCGGCAAGGCGCCCGAAGCGGGCAGCCGGCGCGCGCCAGCGGTGTTGTTCCGCGTGAGTGCGAAGAGTCTGCTCGCGGATCACACGCTGGCTGACGAAGTGTTCGGCCCGTGCAGCGTGCTGGTCGAATGCGCTGATGCCGATGAATTGCGCACCGTGTTGAATCGTATCGAAGGGCAACTGACGATCACGCTGCATCTCGACGACGCCGATCAACCCGCCGCGCAAGCGCTGCTGCCGATTCTCGAACGCAAGGCGGGCCGCATTCTCGCGAACGGATTTCCGACGGGCGTCGAAGTCTGCGACGCGATGGTGCATGGCGGCCCGTTCCCCGCGACATCCGATGGACGCAGCACGTCGGTCGGCACGGCGGCCATCGAACGTTACATGCGTCCTGTCTGCTATCAGAACCTGCCTGCCGCGCTGTTGCCCGAGGCGTTGCGGGATGCGAATCCGCTTGGTGTGCATCGGCGGTTCGCGGGGCGGCACGAGCGCACGCAGAGTTGA
- a CDS encoding LysR family transcriptional regulator codes for MLDSNPWYVRTRLKTRQLLLLVALDEEGNIHRAADALSMSQPAASKLLRELEEMLDAPLFERMPRGMRPTLYGEVMIRHARSVVGSLDQAREEVLALKSGQLGRVAVGTITSPAVSLLPAAIAQVKQHHPGLSVSVEIDSSNVLLESLAQDKLDLVIGRLSVEHDKLHLRYEPLAEEQALAVARSGHPLLASQSLTLADVVDASWVVPPAQSVLRHRFELMFQRQSLAPPSNVVESAELLFVTSLLSQSDMLAVLAAEVAHYYAAHGLLSILPLDMPLRMDDFGIITRTGQLLSPASTQVVRALKQVAGELYGAIT; via the coding sequence ATGCTTGATTCGAACCCCTGGTATGTCCGCACGCGGCTGAAGACGCGGCAACTGCTGCTGCTCGTCGCGCTCGACGAAGAAGGCAATATCCACCGCGCCGCCGACGCGCTGAGCATGTCCCAGCCCGCCGCGTCGAAGCTGCTGCGCGAACTGGAAGAAATGCTGGATGCGCCGCTGTTCGAGCGGATGCCGCGCGGCATGCGGCCTACGCTCTACGGCGAGGTCATGATTCGCCACGCGCGTTCCGTGGTCGGCAGTCTCGATCAGGCGCGCGAGGAAGTGCTCGCGCTGAAGTCCGGGCAGCTTGGGCGCGTGGCCGTCGGCACGATCACGTCGCCCGCCGTCAGCCTGCTGCCCGCCGCGATTGCGCAGGTCAAGCAGCACCATCCCGGCTTGAGCGTGAGCGTCGAAATCGACAGCAGCAACGTGCTGCTCGAAAGCCTCGCGCAAGACAAGCTCGACCTCGTGATCGGCCGGCTCTCCGTCGAACATGACAAGCTGCATCTGCGCTACGAGCCTCTCGCTGAGGAACAGGCGCTCGCCGTCGCCCGTTCGGGTCATCCGTTGCTGGCGTCGCAATCGCTGACGCTGGCGGATGTCGTCGACGCGTCGTGGGTCGTGCCGCCCGCGCAAAGCGTGCTGCGCCATCGCTTCGAGCTGATGTTCCAGCGTCAAAGCCTCGCGCCGCCGTCCAACGTGGTCGAAAGCGCGGAACTGCTGTTTGTCACGAGCCTGCTGTCGCAAAGCGACATGCTTGCTGTGCTCGCCGCCGAGGTCGCGCATTACTACGCAGCGCACGGCCTGCTGTCGATCCTGCCGCTCGACATGCCGCTGCGGATGGACGACTTCGGCATCATCACGCGCACCGGGCAGTTGCTGTCGCCTGCTTCGACGCAGGTGGTGCGCGCGTTGAAGCAGGTGGCGGGCGAGCTTTACGGCGCGATTACGTGA
- a CDS encoding arginine deiminase-related protein, which produces MNRLSIQAPSAVVMVRPHRFTPNPETAGDNAFQRAPESQDHADACALADTARDEVTAAAQRLSEAGVRVHVFDDLGDNGTPDSVFPNNWFSTHPGGHVALYPMYSRNRRRERRTDVIEMLKAEYRVQDVVDYSGLEHDDIFLEGTGAMVLDHVTRIAYTARSRRADPVALERFCTHFNFEPMCFDTADSHGQPVYHTNVMMSVATDFALVGFDVIRDATRREHIHRRLAETGRTVIALDNAQLGHFAGNALELTGRDGRVLALSRRALGCLTQRQRRLIERSAQLLPLDVPTIELAGGSVRCMLAGIHLARRS; this is translated from the coding sequence ATGAACCGCTTGTCGATACAGGCCCCGTCGGCCGTCGTGATGGTACGGCCGCACCGCTTCACACCCAATCCCGAAACCGCCGGCGACAACGCCTTTCAACGCGCGCCCGAATCGCAAGACCATGCCGATGCGTGCGCCCTGGCCGACACGGCGCGCGACGAAGTGACGGCCGCCGCGCAACGCCTGTCCGAGGCGGGCGTCCGCGTGCATGTGTTCGATGACCTTGGGGACAACGGCACGCCCGACTCCGTCTTCCCCAACAACTGGTTCTCGACGCATCCGGGCGGCCATGTCGCGCTGTATCCGATGTACAGCCGCAACCGCCGACGCGAGCGGCGCACGGATGTGATCGAGATGCTCAAGGCCGAGTATCGCGTGCAGGATGTCGTCGACTATTCGGGCCTTGAACACGACGATATTTTTCTGGAAGGTACGGGCGCGATGGTGCTCGATCACGTGACGCGTATCGCGTACACGGCGCGCTCGCGACGCGCGGACCCCGTTGCGCTCGAACGCTTCTGCACGCACTTCAACTTCGAGCCGATGTGCTTCGATACGGCTGATTCCCACGGGCAACCCGTCTATCACACGAACGTGATGATGAGTGTCGCGACGGACTTCGCGCTCGTTGGCTTCGACGTGATCCGCGATGCAACCCGGCGCGAGCATATTCATCGGCGGCTCGCGGAAACGGGACGCACGGTGATCGCGCTCGACAATGCGCAGCTTGGTCATTTCGCGGGCAACGCGCTGGAACTGACGGGCCGCGATGGCCGCGTGCTCGCGCTCTCGCGGCGTGCGCTTGGCTGTCTCACGCAACGGCAGCGCAGGCTGATCGAGCGGTCCGCGCAGCTGTTGCCGCTCGACGTGCCGACTATTGAACTGGCGGGTGGCTCAGTGCGTTGCATGCTCGCCGGTATTCACCTGGCGCGTCGCAGCTGA
- a CDS encoding sigma-70 family RNA polymerase sigma factor: MSSRQPKEMRDAARTPTSSDAAGRDDLDRMLSAVALRDRAAFETLYRRTSPKIFAICIKVLRDRSEAEDTLQDVYVTAWNQAATFNPQLSSALTWLGTIARNRAIDRIRRRRTVSLDETTVEEIVDESPTPAALAQLSQERQRLELCLQALPDIQRKAIREAFFTGSSYAELAARMSVPLGTMKSWIRRSLMQLKTCLER; this comes from the coding sequence ATGTCCTCAAGGCAACCGAAGGAAATGCGTGACGCGGCGCGAACGCCCACGTCTTCGGACGCTGCGGGGCGCGACGATCTGGACCGCATGCTATCGGCTGTTGCGTTGCGCGACCGGGCTGCGTTTGAAACGCTGTATCGTCGTACATCGCCAAAGATTTTCGCCATTTGCATCAAGGTCCTGCGTGACCGGTCCGAAGCCGAGGACACGCTTCAGGACGTGTACGTCACAGCCTGGAACCAGGCGGCCACGTTCAATCCGCAGCTATCCAGCGCTCTCACGTGGCTCGGGACGATCGCGCGCAATCGCGCAATCGATCGCATCAGGCGCCGCCGCACGGTCTCGCTTGACGAAACAACTGTCGAAGAGATCGTCGATGAATCCCCCACTCCCGCTGCCCTTGCACAACTCAGCCAGGAACGCCAGCGGCTCGAGCTGTGCCTGCAAGCGCTGCCCGATATTCAGAGAAAGGCAATCAGGGAGGCATTCTTCACGGGTTCGTCGTACGCCGAACTGGCCGCGCGAATGAGTGTTCCGCTGGGCACCATGAAAAGCTGGATCCGCCGCAGTCTGATGCAGCTGAAGACGTGTCTTGAGCGATGA
- a CDS encoding ureidoglycolate lyase: protein MKLLRYGAPGHEKPGILDRKCTIRDLSGVIDDVAGSTLLPESLERLRQIDIESLPIVSAEERIGACVGRIGKFICIGLNYADHAAESNLPVPGEPVVFGKWTSAVVGPNDDVRIPRGSQKTDWEVELGVVIGKGGTYIEEADALSHVAGYCVVNDVSEREYQIERGGTWDKGKGCDTFGPIGPWLVTADEIPDPQRLALWLEVDGKRYQNGNTSTMIFNVAQIVSYLSGFMSLQPGDVISTGTPPGVGMGHKPEPVYLRAGQTMRLGIEGLGEQQQRTVAA, encoded by the coding sequence ATGAAATTGCTCCGATACGGCGCCCCGGGCCACGAAAAGCCCGGCATTCTCGACCGCAAGTGCACAATACGCGATCTGTCCGGCGTGATCGACGATGTCGCGGGCTCGACGCTGTTGCCTGAATCGCTGGAGCGGCTGCGTCAGATCGATATCGAGTCGCTCCCCATCGTTTCCGCCGAAGAGCGCATCGGCGCCTGCGTGGGCCGCATCGGTAAGTTCATCTGCATCGGGCTGAACTACGCGGACCACGCCGCGGAATCGAATCTGCCCGTGCCGGGCGAGCCTGTCGTGTTCGGCAAGTGGACGTCGGCGGTCGTCGGTCCGAATGACGACGTGCGCATCCCGCGCGGCTCGCAAAAGACCGACTGGGAAGTCGAGCTGGGTGTGGTGATCGGCAAGGGCGGCACGTATATCGAAGAAGCCGACGCGCTCAGCCACGTCGCGGGCTATTGCGTCGTCAACGATGTTTCCGAACGCGAGTATCAGATCGAGCGCGGCGGCACGTGGGACAAGGGCAAGGGCTGCGACACGTTCGGCCCGATCGGCCCATGGCTCGTCACCGCTGACGAAATCCCCGACCCGCAGCGGCTCGCCCTTTGGCTCGAAGTGGACGGCAAGCGTTATCAGAACGGCAACACCAGCACGATGATCTTCAACGTCGCGCAGATCGTCTCTTATTTGAGCGGGTTCATGAGCCTGCAACCAGGCGATGTGATCTCGACGGGCACGCCGCCGGGCGTCGGCATGGGACATAAGCCCGAGCCCGTCTATCTGCGCGCAGGGCAGACGATGCGCCTCGGCATCGAAGGACTCGGCGAGCAGCAGCAACGTACCGTCGCCGCATAA
- a CDS encoding ornithine cyclodeaminase: MTRFLDVPAASRLVASVGVPRFIDELVSTLRADFLRWAEFDKSPRVACHSRDGVIELMPVADAKLFAFKYVNGHPVNAQRGIHTVMAFGALADVDTGYPLLLAELTLTTALRTAATSVLAAKALARPNSKTMALIGNGAQSEFQAIAFHTQLGIDEIRVFDVDSLATDKLVRNLSAWPALRVVRAASTAEAVRGADIVTTVTADKAHATIVMPEMIQPGMHLNAVGGDCPGKTELHADVLRMGRVIVEYEPQTRIEGDIQQMPADFPVVELWRVLKGEAAGRESASQVTIFDSVGFALEDYSALRYLYALAMQYAAGTEISLIPPAADPKNLFALIGTQSAPVPQNAGIELAH; this comes from the coding sequence ATGACCCGCTTCCTCGACGTTCCCGCCGCCAGCCGACTCGTTGCGAGCGTCGGCGTGCCGCGCTTTATCGACGAACTCGTCAGCACCTTGCGGGCCGACTTTCTTCGATGGGCGGAGTTCGACAAATCGCCGCGCGTCGCGTGCCATTCGCGCGACGGCGTGATCGAACTGATGCCCGTAGCCGACGCGAAGCTGTTCGCCTTCAAGTACGTCAACGGCCACCCCGTCAACGCGCAACGCGGCATTCACACGGTGATGGCATTCGGTGCGCTCGCCGATGTCGATACCGGTTATCCGCTGCTGCTTGCCGAACTCACGCTGACCACCGCGCTGCGCACGGCGGCGACCTCGGTGCTCGCCGCCAAAGCGCTCGCGCGTCCCAACTCGAAAACGATGGCGCTGATCGGCAACGGCGCGCAAAGCGAATTCCAGGCGATCGCCTTTCACACGCAACTCGGCATCGACGAAATCCGGGTGTTCGATGTCGATTCGCTCGCAACCGACAAGCTCGTTCGCAATCTGTCCGCGTGGCCTGCGCTGCGGGTCGTGCGCGCAGCATCGACAGCCGAGGCCGTGCGCGGCGCCGATATCGTGACGACCGTGACCGCCGACAAAGCCCACGCGACCATCGTCATGCCGGAAATGATCCAGCCCGGCATGCATCTGAACGCAGTGGGCGGCGATTGTCCCGGCAAGACCGAGCTGCATGCCGACGTGCTGCGCATGGGCCGTGTGATCGTCGAGTACGAACCGCAAACGCGTATCGAAGGCGATATCCAGCAAATGCCCGCCGACTTTCCCGTCGTCGAACTCTGGCGCGTGCTGAAGGGCGAAGCCGCAGGCCGGGAAAGCGCATCGCAGGTCACGATCTTCGATTCCGTCGGCTTCGCGCTCGAAGACTATTCCGCCTTGCGCTATCTGTACGCGCTCGCGATGCAATACGCCGCTGGCACAGAGATTTCTCTGATTCCCCCCGCCGCAGATCCGAAGAACCTCTTCGCGTTGATCGGCACCCAGAGCGCGCCGGTGCCGCAAAACGCCGGGATCGAACTGGCGCATTGA
- a CDS encoding alkene reductase: MNSLFDSVRVGRHLLRNRLVMAPMTRSRAQFDGTPGELAAEYYAQRADIGLIVTEGTQPSDDGQGYLTTPGIYTDAHVAGWKKVTSAVHAKGGHLFIQLMHAGRMSHPDNTPHHRQGVAPSAIAPGTGMFTPTGMQEIPEPRALSTSEIRQTVQDFRHAARRAIDAGADGVEIHGANAYLVQQFFAPSANMRTDDYGGSIENRARFAIEVATAIAGEIGAERTAIRLSPGTTMWGIDEGAEGPDLYRFLVAELDKLGLAYVHIMHQGNEVLLSDIRKLWTRALIVNRPGRPLERVGSDLASGLADLESYGQMVLANPDFVARLTANSTMNEANRMTFFGGDARGYTDYPHLHDAADA; encoded by the coding sequence ATGAACTCATTGTTCGATTCCGTCCGCGTCGGTCGACACCTGCTGCGCAACCGCCTGGTCATGGCGCCGATGACGCGCTCGCGCGCGCAGTTCGACGGAACGCCGGGCGAACTGGCCGCCGAGTATTACGCCCAGCGCGCAGACATCGGGCTGATCGTCACCGAGGGCACGCAGCCTTCGGACGACGGGCAGGGGTATCTCACCACGCCCGGCATTTATACGGATGCACATGTCGCTGGCTGGAAAAAGGTGACGTCGGCCGTCCATGCAAAAGGCGGACATCTCTTCATCCAGCTCATGCATGCCGGGCGCATGTCGCATCCCGACAATACGCCGCATCATCGTCAGGGCGTCGCGCCTTCCGCGATCGCGCCGGGCACGGGTATGTTCACGCCCACGGGCATGCAGGAGATACCCGAACCACGCGCGCTGAGCACGAGCGAAATCCGTCAGACCGTCCAGGATTTCCGTCACGCGGCGCGCCGTGCGATCGACGCCGGCGCCGATGGCGTCGAAATCCACGGCGCGAACGCTTATCTGGTTCAGCAGTTCTTCGCGCCGAGCGCAAATATGCGCACCGACGACTACGGCGGCTCGATCGAAAATCGCGCCCGCTTTGCCATCGAAGTAGCCACGGCAATCGCCGGTGAAATCGGCGCGGAGCGCACCGCCATCCGGCTGTCGCCCGGAACGACGATGTGGGGCATCGACGAAGGCGCCGAAGGCCCGGATCTGTACCGCTTCCTGGTCGCCGAACTCGACAAGCTGGGGTTGGCTTACGTCCACATCATGCATCAGGGCAACGAGGTGCTACTCTCCGACATCCGCAAGTTATGGACACGGGCTCTCATCGTGAACCGCCCCGGCCGTCCGCTTGAACGGGTCGGCAGCGATCTGGCCTCAGGACTGGCCGATCTGGAGTCATACGGCCAGATGGTGTTGGCGAATCCCGATTTCGTTGCACGGTTGACCGCTAATTCAACGATGAATGAAGCGAACCGGATGACGTTCTTCGGTGGGGACGCGCGGGGATACACGGATTATCCGCACTTGCACGACGCTGCCGATGCCTGA
- a CDS encoding IlvD/Edd family dehydratase gives MSDKKTKLRSAQWFGTADKNGFMYRSWMKNQGIPDHEFDGRPVIGICNTWSELTPCNAHFRKIAEHVKRGIYEAGGFPVEFPVFSSGESNLRPTAMLTRNLAAMDVEEAIRGNPIDAVVLLTGCDKTTPALLMGAASCDVPAIVVTGGPMLNGKLDGKDIGSGTAVWQLHESLKAGEIDLHKFLSAEAGMSRSAGTCNTMGTASTMACMAEALGTSLPHNAAIPAVDSRRYVLAHMSGMRIVEMAHEGLTLSKILTREAFLNAIRVNAAIGGSTNAVIHLKAIAGRIGVQLDLDDWVRVGRNTPTIVDLMPSGRFLMEEFYYAGGLPAVLRRLGEADLLPHPGALTANGKALWHNVMDAPIYNDEVIRPLDKPLVKDGGIRVLRGNLAPRGAVLKPSAATPELLKHRGRAVVFENFEHYKARIVDETLDVDANSVLVMKNCGPKGYPGMAEVGNMGLPPKLLRQGVKDMVRISDARMSGTAYGTVVLHVTPEAADGGPLSAVQDGDWIELDCDAGTLRVDISDEELARRLESHTPPEMPAGGGYQRLYIDHVLQADEGCDLDFLVGCRGADVPRHSH, from the coding sequence ATGTCGGATAAGAAAACGAAGCTGCGCTCGGCCCAATGGTTCGGCACGGCCGACAAGAACGGCTTCATGTATCGAAGCTGGATGAAGAATCAGGGCATCCCCGATCACGAGTTCGACGGCCGGCCCGTCATCGGTATCTGCAATACGTGGTCGGAACTCACGCCGTGCAACGCGCACTTCCGCAAGATCGCCGAGCACGTGAAGCGCGGCATCTACGAAGCGGGCGGCTTCCCTGTCGAATTCCCCGTGTTTTCAAGTGGCGAATCGAATCTGCGTCCCACCGCGATGCTCACGCGCAATCTCGCGGCGATGGATGTCGAAGAAGCGATTCGCGGCAATCCCATCGACGCCGTCGTGCTGCTGACCGGTTGCGACAAGACCACGCCCGCGCTGCTGATGGGCGCGGCGAGTTGCGACGTGCCCGCGATCGTCGTCACGGGCGGGCCGATGTTGAACGGCAAGCTCGACGGCAAGGACATCGGTTCGGGCACGGCCGTGTGGCAGTTGCACGAATCGCTGAAGGCGGGCGAGATCGATCTGCACAAGTTCCTGTCGGCGGAAGCGGGCATGTCGCGCTCGGCGGGCACCTGCAACACGATGGGCACGGCTTCGACGATGGCGTGCATGGCGGAAGCGCTCGGCACGTCGCTGCCGCACAACGCGGCCATTCCCGCCGTCGATTCGCGCCGCTACGTGCTCGCGCACATGTCGGGCATGCGCATCGTCGAGATGGCGCACGAAGGGCTCACGCTGTCGAAGATTCTCACGCGCGAAGCGTTCCTGAATGCGATCCGCGTGAATGCGGCGATTGGCGGCTCGACCAATGCGGTGATTCACCTGAAGGCGATTGCCGGACGCATCGGCGTGCAACTCGATCTGGACGACTGGGTGCGCGTCGGACGCAACACGCCGACCATCGTCGATCTGATGCCGTCGGGCCGCTTCCTGATGGAAGAGTTCTATTACGCGGGCGGTTTGCCTGCCGTGCTGCGTCGACTCGGCGAAGCGGATCTGCTGCCGCATCCGGGCGCGCTGACGGCGAACGGCAAGGCGTTATGGCATAACGTGATGGATGCGCCCATCTACAACGACGAAGTGATCCGTCCGCTCGACAAGCCGCTCGTGAAGGACGGCGGCATTCGCGTGCTGCGCGGCAATCTCGCGCCGCGCGGCGCGGTACTGAAGCCGTCGGCGGCGACGCCTGAACTGCTCAAGCATCGCGGACGTGCAGTCGTGTTCGAGAACTTCGAGCACTACAAGGCGCGCATCGTCGATGAAACGCTCGACGTCGACGCGAACTCCGTGCTGGTGATGAAGAACTGCGGACCGAAGGGTTATCCGGGGATGGCCGAAGTCGGCAACATGGGTTTGCCGCCGAAGCTGTTGCGTCAGGGCGTGAAGGACATGGTGCGCATTTCTGATGCACGCATGAGCGGCACGGCATACGGCACGGTCGTATTGCACGTGACGCCGGAAGCGGCAGATGGCGGGCCGCTTTCCGCCGTGCAGGACGGCGACTGGATCGAGCTGGATTGCGATGCGGGCACGTTGCGCGTCGATATCAGCGATGAAGAACTGGCGCGCCGCCTCGAAAGCCACACGCCGCCCGAGATGCCGGCCGGCGGCGGTTATCAGCGGCTGTATATCGATCACGTATTGCAGGCGGACGAGGGGTGCGATCTGGACTTCCTCGTCGGCTGCCGGGGCGCAGACGTGCCGCGCCATTCGCATTGA
- a CDS encoding Lrp/AsnC family transcriptional regulator, giving the protein MINLDDVDRQLIALLRDDARASVVTLAKELRVARATVQNRLARLEKNGVIVGYTVRLKQAAEKHRIRALMSIAVHGNRAAEVIKVLRGHPNVATIHSTNGRWDLIAELHADSLENFDRVLGAIRMIDGIANTETSILLSTHKA; this is encoded by the coding sequence ATGATCAATCTCGACGACGTCGATCGCCAGCTCATCGCCCTGTTGCGCGACGACGCTCGCGCCTCTGTCGTCACGCTCGCGAAGGAGCTAAGAGTCGCGCGCGCAACGGTACAAAACCGGCTGGCCCGGCTGGAAAAGAATGGCGTGATCGTGGGCTATACGGTGCGTCTCAAGCAGGCGGCGGAGAAGCATCGGATCCGCGCGCTGATGTCGATCGCCGTGCACGGCAATCGCGCCGCTGAAGTGATCAAGGTGTTGCGCGGGCATCCGAACGTAGCGACGATTCACAGCACTAATGGGCGCTGGGATCTGATCGCCGAGTTGCATGCGGACTCGCTGGAGAATTTTGATCGCGTGCTGGGGGCGATTCGCATGATCGACGGAATCGCGAATACCGAGACCAGCATTTTGTTGTCTACTCACAAGGCCTGA
- a CDS encoding LysR family transcriptional regulator produces MELLNDMALFVEVVKAKGFRHAAQVLDMPNSTLSRRIATLEKAIGLRLLHRTTRRIELTEAGQLYFERCKRIVDEARLAHEQLGDMLANPSGVLRASLPVDFAVTYLAPLIAEFARLYPGITFDFDLTPRQVDLVSEPFDVAIRMGEPADSQLIARPLASLRPRLYASAGYLEQAGEPRKPVDLERHECLGILRANAWTLNNGRRSVTVPVGGRFTLNSVGMIRRLATLDMGIVLLPEEIVADELASGKLRHIMPEWEGIATPVYAITETRLLPAKTQHFIGFLRERLGR; encoded by the coding sequence GTGGAGCTACTCAATGACATGGCGCTGTTCGTCGAGGTCGTCAAAGCCAAAGGCTTTCGTCACGCTGCGCAGGTGCTGGATATGCCGAACTCGACGTTGTCCAGGCGCATCGCGACGCTGGAGAAAGCGATCGGATTGCGTCTTCTGCACCGGACCACACGCAGGATCGAGCTGACGGAGGCCGGGCAGCTCTATTTCGAGCGCTGCAAACGTATCGTCGACGAAGCGCGCCTCGCGCACGAGCAGCTCGGCGACATGCTTGCGAACCCCAGCGGCGTGCTTCGCGCATCGTTGCCAGTCGACTTCGCCGTGACGTACCTCGCGCCATTGATCGCGGAATTCGCCCGCCTCTACCCCGGCATCACCTTCGACTTCGACTTGACGCCACGGCAGGTCGATCTGGTCAGCGAACCCTTCGACGTAGCGATACGCATGGGCGAGCCCGCGGATTCGCAACTCATTGCGCGGCCATTGGCGTCGCTTCGGCCCAGGCTATACGCATCGGCGGGTTATCTCGAACAGGCTGGCGAGCCGCGCAAGCCCGTCGATCTGGAACGACACGAGTGCCTGGGCATCCTGCGAGCGAATGCATGGACATTGAACAACGGAAGACGGAGCGTCACGGTGCCTGTGGGAGGACGGTTCACGCTCAACAGCGTCGGCATGATCCGGCGGCTGGCGACGCTCGATATGGGCATCGTGCTGCTGCCCGAAGAAATCGTCGCCGATGAACTGGCCAGCGGGAAGCTGCGGCACATCATGCCCGAATGGGAAGGCATAGCCACGCCAGTCTACGCAATCACGGAAACCCGTCTGTTGCCCGCGAAAACACAGCACTTCATCGGATTTCTTCGGGAGCGGTTAGGTCGGTAA